The following coding sequences are from one Canis lupus dingo isolate Sandy chromosome 21, ASM325472v2, whole genome shotgun sequence window:
- the LOC112667831 gene encoding olfactory receptor 52P1-like has protein sequence MQFTNYSQQNPNSFLLMGIPGLEASHFWIAFPFCSMYALAVFGNMAVLLVVRSEPALHQPMYLFLCMLSIIDLVLCTSTVPKLLALFWTNDTEINFGACATQMFFIHGFSAVESGILLAMAFDRYLAICQPLHYGSLLPPEAVGKLAAAAVFRGLGLMTPLTCLLARLSYCSRVVAHSYCEHMAVVKLACGGTRPNNIYGITAATLVVGTDSICIAVSYALILRAVLGLSSKEARAKTFGTCGSHLGVILLFYTPGLFSFYTQRFGQHVPRHIHILLADLYLVVPPMLNPIIYGMKTKQIRVGALRLLKRGIVQS, from the coding sequence ATGCAGTTCACAAACTACAGCCAGCAGAACCCAAACTCTTTTCTGCTCATGGGAATTCCTGGCCTGGAGGCATCTCACTTTTGGATTGCATTTCCCTTCTGCTCCATGTATGCACTAGCAGTGTTTGGCAACATGGCAGTGCTGCTGGTGGTGCGATCGGAGCCTGCCCTGCACCAGCCCATGTACCTATTCCTATGTATGCTGTCCATCATTGACCTGGTACTCTGCACTTCTACTGTGCCCAAGCTCCTTGCACTTTTTTGGACAAATGATACTGAGATCAACTTTGGGGCCTGTGCTACCCAGATGTTTTTTATCCATGGCTTTTCAGCTGTTGAATCTGGTATCCTGCTAGCAATGGCCTTTGACCGCTACTTGGCCATCTGCCAGCCACTCCACTATGGGTCATTGTTGCCTCCAGAGGCTGTGGGCAAGCTGGCAGCTGCTGCTGTGTTTCGTGGCTTGGGGCTCATGACCCCACTCACCTGCTTACTGGCAAGACTGAGCTACTGTAGCCGAGTGGTGGCCCATTCCTACTGTGAGCATATGGCTGTGGTAAAGCTGGCATGTGGGGGCACACGGCCAAACAACATCTATGGCATCACTGCTGCCACACTAGTTGTGGGCACAGACTCAATTTGCATCGCTGTCTCCTATGCGCTCATCCTCCGGGCTGTGTTAGGCCTCTCCTCCAAAGAAGCAAGGGCTAAGACATTTGGTACTTGTGGCTCCCACCTGGGTGTCATTCTTCTCTTCTATACACCAGGACTCTTCTCATTCTACACACAACGCTTTGGCCAGCATGTTCCCCGGCACATCCACATCCTCCTGGCTGACCTCTACCTTGTTGTACCACCCATGCTCAACCCTATCATCTATGGCATGAAGACCAAACAGATCCGGGTTGGAGCCCTTCGACTGCTGAAGCGGGGCATTGTTCAGTCTTAA